A portion of the Eubacterium maltosivorans genome contains these proteins:
- a CDS encoding TM1266 family iron-only hydrogenase system putative regulator, which produces METRIALIGIIVENPESVESLNAILHDYSEFIIGRMGIPYKQRSISVISVIVDAPTDVISALSGKLGMLPNVNAKTVYSKLPSQ; this is translated from the coding sequence ATGGAAACACGAATTGCTTTAATCGGAATCATTGTTGAAAACCCCGAATCGGTGGAAAGCCTTAACGCCATCTTGCATGACTACTCCGAGTTTATTATTGGCAGAATGGGCATTCCCTACAAGCAGCGCAGCATATCTGTTATCAGTGTCATTGTCGACGCCCCTACGGATGTGATCAGCGCATTATCCGGGAAGCTGGGTATGCTGCCCAATGTTAATGCCAAAACCGTTTATTCAAAATTACCATCACAATAA
- the hydE gene encoding [FeFe] hydrogenase H-cluster radical SAM maturase HydE has product MKDLICKLEKNEALEKAEWVRLIAGQTPELSAFLFKKARCQAQKYYGNRIYTRGLIEFSNYCKNDCYYCGIRRSNDRVKRYRLSENDIMDCCAAGYKLGFRTFVLQGGEDPWFNDDRMCRIVGYIRQTYPDCAITLSLGERSAESYKRLYAAGANRYLLRHETADFSHYHTLHPKALSPKTRQSCLYNLKAIGYQVGTGMMIGSPGQTAEHLAEDLLFMKALEPSMIGIGPFIPQKDTPFGRERPGTLEQTLFLIGLIRLMLPNALIPATTALGTIDPSGREKGVLAGANVVMPNLSPLSVRKKYALYDNKICTGDEAAECRSCLQNRMRQIGYDLTVDRGDAAKK; this is encoded by the coding sequence ATGAAAGACTTAATCTGTAAGCTGGAGAAAAATGAGGCGCTGGAAAAAGCGGAATGGGTCCGTCTGATTGCCGGACAGACACCCGAGCTTTCGGCCTTTCTCTTTAAAAAAGCCCGATGTCAGGCTCAAAAATATTATGGAAACCGGATTTATACCCGCGGACTCATTGAATTCTCAAACTACTGTAAAAACGACTGCTACTACTGTGGTATCCGCAGAAGTAATGACCGCGTAAAACGCTACCGGCTTTCCGAAAATGACATAATGGACTGCTGTGCCGCAGGCTACAAACTGGGCTTCAGGACTTTTGTGCTTCAGGGCGGTGAGGACCCTTGGTTTAACGACGACCGGATGTGCCGTATCGTCGGATATATCCGTCAGACTTACCCTGACTGTGCCATTACCCTGTCCCTGGGGGAACGCAGCGCTGAATCCTATAAACGTCTCTACGCTGCCGGTGCAAATCGTTATCTTCTGAGGCATGAAACGGCAGACTTTTCACATTACCACACCCTGCACCCAAAAGCGCTTTCTCCCAAAACACGCCAGAGCTGTCTTTATAATCTTAAAGCGATCGGCTATCAGGTGGGCACTGGCATGATGATTGGTTCACCCGGACAGACGGCTGAACACCTGGCCGAGGATCTTTTATTCATGAAAGCGCTGGAGCCGTCTATGATCGGCATAGGGCCTTTTATTCCCCAGAAGGATACCCCTTTTGGCAGAGAAAGGCCCGGCACTCTGGAGCAGACCCTATTCTTAATCGGGCTGATCCGTCTCATGCTGCCAAACGCCTTGATACCGGCAACCACTGCTCTGGGTACAATTGACCCCAGTGGGCGTGAAAAAGGTGTACTGGCAGGCGCCAACGTAGTGATGCCTAACCTGTCACCTCTTTCTGTGAGAAAAAAATACGCCTTGTATGACAATAAAATCTGCACCGGTGACGAGGCAGCTGAGTGCCGGTCCTGCCTTCAAAACCGTATGCGCCAGATCGGATATGATCTGACTGTAGACCGCGGTGACGCGGCGAAAAAATAA
- a CDS encoding S-ribosylhomocysteine lyase, translated as MKKIASFTVNHIDLLRGIYVSRKDYCGDDCITTFDIRMKEPNREPVINTAELHTIEHLGATYLRNDPELSEKIVYFGPMGCRTGYYLLMKGDLTSKDVVPLVTDLFKFMADFEGDVPGAAPRDCGNYLDMNLGMAKYESKKFLDEVLMNLTEANLIYPE; from the coding sequence ATGAAAAAAATCGCAAGCTTTACTGTTAACCATATTGATTTGCTGCGTGGAATTTACGTTTCACGCAAGGATTACTGCGGCGACGACTGTATCACCACCTTTGATATCCGCATGAAGGAGCCGAACCGCGAGCCGGTCATCAACACCGCTGAGCTCCATACCATCGAACATCTCGGCGCTACCTATCTGCGCAATGACCCTGAACTCAGCGAAAAGATCGTCTATTTTGGACCCATGGGCTGCCGTACCGGTTACTATCTGCTGATGAAGGGCGACCTTACCTCAAAGGATGTGGTTCCTCTGGTAACTGACCTCTTCAAGTTTATGGCTGATTTTGAGGGAGACGTCCCCGGAGCTGCTCCGAGAGACTGCGGTAACTATCTGGATATGAATCTGGGCATGGCAAAATATGAATCCAAAAAATTTCTCGATGAAGTTTTAATGAATCTGACCGAAGCCAATCTTATTTATCCTGAATAA
- the folK gene encoding 2-amino-4-hydroxy-6-hydroxymethyldihydropteridine diphosphokinase: MDKLYIKDLEVFANHGVFEEEKRLGQKFVISVTLELDMHAAAVTGDLSKSVNYGELSAEIETEFQRESYDLIETAGEKLADYILSRYDLVQGVTVLVKKPWAPIHKPLDYAAIEISRSWHRAFIAFGSNLGDREKNIQTAIASLTNRNDIRLVCQSSIIETEPWGYADQDAFLNGVIEIKTTLSPADLMTLLLETEKRLKRQRVIHWGPRTLDLDILFYDRLICDHPHITLPHPRIQDRLFVLEPMAEIAPWYIHPVLGKSMTELMEQLKKSEA; the protein is encoded by the coding sequence ATGGATAAGCTTTATATTAAAGACCTCGAGGTCTTTGCCAACCACGGTGTGTTCGAGGAAGAAAAAAGACTGGGACAAAAATTTGTCATTTCCGTTACCCTTGAATTGGATATGCATGCCGCAGCTGTTACCGGCGACCTGTCCAAATCTGTAAACTACGGTGAGCTCAGCGCAGAAATCGAAACGGAATTCCAACGGGAAAGCTATGATCTCATCGAAACTGCCGGAGAAAAGCTGGCAGATTATATTTTAAGCCGCTATGATCTGGTACAGGGCGTAACCGTCCTGGTGAAAAAGCCCTGGGCGCCCATCCATAAGCCTCTTGATTACGCCGCCATCGAAATCAGCCGAAGCTGGCACCGCGCTTTCATTGCCTTTGGCTCAAACCTCGGTGACCGAGAAAAAAATATTCAGACCGCCATTGCTTCACTAACGAACCGAAACGATATCCGCCTGGTTTGTCAGTCCAGCATCATCGAAACTGAACCGTGGGGATATGCCGATCAAGATGCTTTTTTAAACGGCGTTATAGAAATAAAAACAACCCTGTCCCCCGCAGATCTCATGACGCTGCTGCTGGAGACGGAAAAACGCCTAAAACGCCAACGTGTTATCCACTGGGGACCACGCACACTGGATCTTGACATTTTATTTTATGACAGACTTATCTGCGACCATCCGCATATTACCCTTCCACACCCCAGAATTCAGGATCGGCTTTTTGTACTGGAACCCATGGCAGAAATCGCTCCCTGGTACATCCATCCCGTGCTTGGCAAAAGCATGACTGAGCTTATGGAGCAATTAAAAAAGTCTGAGGCATGA
- the fba gene encoding class II fructose-1,6-bisphosphate aldolase, producing the protein MGLVTSTEMFKKAYEGKYAVGAFNVNDMEIIQGIVEAAQEEQAPLILQVSAGARKYANPVYLKKLVEAAVETTDLDICLHLDHGADFEICKSCVDGGFTSVMIDGSKYPFEENIALTKKVADYAHDHGVVVEAELGKLAGIEDAVNVGDHEASFTDPDEAVEFVERTGCDSLAITIGTSHGAFKFKGTPKLDFPRLEKISGLLPGYPLVLHGSSSVPKEFVDLCNQYGGAIPGAQGVPEDMLREAAKWGVCKINIDTDLRLAMTASIRKVFVEQPQVFDPREYLGPGRAAIKAMVAHKLKDVLGCAGKL; encoded by the coding sequence ATGGGATTAGTAACATCTACTGAAATGTTTAAGAAAGCATATGAAGGCAAATACGCTGTGGGCGCTTTTAATGTAAACGATATGGAGATTATCCAGGGCATCGTTGAAGCCGCACAGGAAGAACAGGCTCCTTTGATTTTGCAGGTGTCCGCCGGCGCCAGAAAATACGCCAATCCGGTTTATCTTAAAAAGCTGGTTGAAGCAGCGGTTGAAACCACTGATCTGGATATATGCCTGCATCTGGACCACGGCGCAGATTTTGAAATCTGTAAATCCTGTGTTGACGGAGGTTTTACCTCTGTCATGATCGACGGCTCCAAATACCCTTTTGAAGAAAATATCGCGTTGACTAAAAAAGTAGCTGATTACGCGCACGATCACGGTGTCGTCGTGGAAGCTGAGCTTGGAAAACTGGCAGGCATTGAAGATGCTGTAAACGTAGGCGACCACGAAGCTTCTTTTACCGATCCAGATGAAGCTGTTGAATTTGTCGAAAGAACAGGCTGTGATTCTCTGGCCATTACCATAGGTACCAGCCACGGCGCCTTTAAATTCAAGGGTACTCCAAAGCTGGATTTCCCGAGACTGGAAAAAATTTCCGGCTTGCTGCCTGGCTATCCGCTGGTGCTTCACGGATCTTCCAGTGTTCCCAAAGAATTTGTCGATTTATGCAACCAGTACGGCGGCGCCATCCCGGGCGCACAGGGCGTACCGGAGGATATGCTGCGTGAAGCCGCCAAATGGGGCGTCTGTAAGATCAACATTGATACAGATTTGAGACTGGCCATGACAGCCTCCATCCGCAAGGTCTTTGTAGAGCAGCCGCAGGTCTTTGACCCAAGAGAGTATCTTGGACCAGGCCGTGCCGCCATTAAAGCCATGGTTGCCCATAAGCTTAAAGACGTTCTGGGCTGTGCAGGCAAACTCTAA
- a CDS encoding Holliday junction resolvase RecU, with protein sequence MGYWHSRGLRGSYLEECINQTNKIYLEQGLAVVQKLPTAIKPIELDPGKGTIKLAYFEEKSTVDYMGNVQGIPICFDAKETNQKRLPIANIHEHQIEFMDAFNRQEGLSFLIVWFKLFDEHYLLPYETLKAYWDAAKKDGRKSIPYAAFDKKYQIHPCGNILVHYLETLNVYLNNKGETS encoded by the coding sequence ATGGGATACTGGCACAGCCGCGGTCTGCGCGGCAGCTATCTTGAAGAATGTATTAACCAGACCAACAAAATTTACCTTGAGCAGGGGCTGGCTGTTGTCCAGAAGCTTCCGACCGCCATTAAGCCCATAGAGCTGGACCCAGGCAAGGGAACCATTAAGCTGGCTTACTTTGAAGAAAAAAGCACCGTCGATTACATGGGCAATGTCCAGGGGATTCCCATCTGTTTTGACGCCAAGGAGACCAACCAGAAGCGGCTTCCTATCGCCAATATACACGAGCACCAGATCGAGTTCATGGACGCCTTTAACCGGCAGGAGGGCTTGTCTTTTCTCATCGTTTGGTTTAAACTATTTGATGAACACTACTTATTGCCCTACGAGACTTTAAAGGCCTACTGGGACGCTGCCAAAAAAGATGGCCGCAAGTCTATTCCCTACGCTGCCTTTGATAAAAAATATCAGATTCATCCCTGCGGCAATATTCTGGTGCACTACCTTGAGACGCTTAACGTCTACTTAAATAATAAAGGAGAAACATCATGA
- the folP gene encoding dihydropteroate synthase, whose product MKIGNKDFDLKNHVYIMGILNVTPDSFSDGGRFDSQDQALRHAEEMIEAGADIIDIGGESTRPSHTPLGEEDELNRVIPMIKAIRKRFDIPISVDTYKAKVGEAAIEAGADLINDVWGFKREPHLAEVTAKYQVPCCLMHNRTNTDYTDLMADMLIDLQESIDIALKAGVSKDAIILDPGIGFAKTSDDNLTVMHHLEVLQKLGYPVLLGTSRKSFIGNTLDLPVDQRLEGTMATTVVGVMKGCSIIRVHDVLENRRAALMTAAIMRG is encoded by the coding sequence ATGAAAATTGGCAATAAAGATTTTGATTTAAAAAACCATGTGTATATAATGGGAATTTTAAATGTTACGCCTGATTCTTTTTCAGACGGCGGGCGTTTTGATTCTCAGGATCAGGCGCTGCGTCACGCAGAGGAAATGATTGAAGCCGGTGCCGACATTATCGACATCGGCGGTGAATCCACAAGACCTTCCCATACCCCTCTTGGCGAAGAAGATGAACTGAACCGCGTTATCCCTATGATCAAAGCTATCAGAAAACGCTTTGATATTCCCATATCTGTCGACACTTACAAGGCAAAGGTCGGCGAAGCCGCCATCGAAGCCGGCGCAGACCTTATCAATGATGTCTGGGGCTTTAAACGGGAACCACATCTGGCTGAGGTAACAGCAAAATACCAGGTTCCCTGCTGCCTGATGCACAACCGCACAAATACAGACTACACCGATTTAATGGCGGATATGCTTATTGATCTTCAAGAATCCATTGACATCGCCCTGAAGGCTGGCGTTTCAAAAGACGCCATTATACTTGATCCCGGCATTGGTTTTGCTAAAACAAGTGATGACAACCTGACCGTCATGCACCATCTGGAGGTCCTTCAAAAGCTGGGATATCCTGTGCTTCTCGGCACTTCACGGAAGAGCTTTATCGGCAATACCCTTGACCTGCCGGTAGACCAACGCCTGGAGGGAACTATGGCCACCACTGTTGTAGGGGTGATGAAGGGATGCTCCATTATCCGAGTGCATGATGTCCTCGAAAACCGACGCGCTGCACTGATGACCGCGGCTATCATGAGAGGCTAG
- a CDS encoding RluA family pseudouridine synthase produces the protein MKQYTIDENSGNQRLDRYLAKLMPLADRNFLQKMLRKKRIKLNGGRADPKDTVHIGDTVQVYFSEETIAGFQEKKAQRHFDLTSEIKKIFEPPVYEDDHLLVINKPAGLLSQADVSGDISLIDAARTYLKKNTPGNTEAFDVVISNRLDRNTSGIILMPKDYPTLQAVNAAIRERQALKEYHTIVSGVLKKPGTLTGFLTKDTTENKSAIQSQSGKGAKEVRMDYCPLTDNGRFTLLEVTLHTGRSHQIRSQLTDYGFPIIGDYKYGDPSINRQFNQKYGLNHHLLHSRHYAIKDLGYDFTAPYPPLFKQLLKDLKLDREAF, from the coding sequence ATGAAACAATATACCATTGATGAAAACTCAGGAAACCAGCGTCTTGACCGGTACCTGGCCAAGCTGATGCCACTGGCGGACAGAAATTTTCTGCAAAAGATGCTGCGCAAAAAAAGAATCAAGCTCAACGGCGGCCGGGCCGATCCCAAAGACACAGTCCACATTGGCGACACCGTCCAAGTTTATTTTTCCGAAGAAACCATCGCAGGCTTTCAGGAAAAAAAGGCACAGCGACATTTTGATCTGACGTCGGAAATCAAAAAAATATTTGAACCACCGGTTTATGAGGATGATCATCTGCTGGTCATCAACAAACCCGCCGGCCTTTTAAGTCAGGCAGATGTCTCCGGCGACATTTCTTTGATTGATGCAGCACGGACCTACCTGAAAAAAAATACGCCCGGCAACACAGAGGCTTTTGACGTCGTCATTTCTAACAGACTGGACCGCAACACCAGCGGTATTATTCTCATGCCAAAGGATTATCCGACCTTACAGGCAGTGAACGCCGCTATTCGGGAGCGACAGGCTTTAAAAGAATATCACACCATTGTATCTGGCGTATTGAAAAAGCCTGGCACCCTTACCGGCTTTTTAACCAAAGACACCACCGAAAATAAATCAGCCATCCAAAGCCAGTCCGGAAAAGGCGCTAAAGAGGTTCGGATGGACTACTGCCCCCTCACAGATAATGGCAGATTCACGCTTCTGGAGGTAACGCTTCACACCGGGCGTTCTCACCAGATTCGTTCACAGCTTACCGACTATGGCTTTCCCATCATCGGCGACTACAAGTATGGCGATCCCTCCATCAACCGTCAGTTTAATCAGAAGTATGGTTTAAATCACCATTTACTGCACAGCCGGCACTATGCTATAAAAGACCTGGGCTACGATTTCACAGCTCCCTATCCGCCGCTCTTTAAGCAACTTTTAAAGGATCTGAAACTGGACAGGGAGGCGTTTTAG